The sequence ACACTTGCGGAATTTGCAGCGCATTTTCTGCACCCGAATCATTTAAAAATCCGATATTTGATTTTTGAATTTCGCGGATAAATTCTGGTTTGCAATTTGCGGTAAGCAAAATTTTCTTTTGACTTTGAAAAAGCGCAAATAAGGCGACGATAAAATAATACGAGTCATCCGCATTTAAAATCCACGAATCGAAGGATTCTTTTTCTATCGCGGTGCGAAGTTTCGAGACATCGGTTTTCAAATCTTTCCACGTTTTATTTTCCGAAGCGATTCCATTTCCGCTAAATGCAACCACTGCATTTTCCGGTCGCGAGTCTGCGCGGAGTTTTGAAAACGGGATGTAAGACTGCAGAGTTGATTGTTTCATTTTTCGCACTCCATATTCAACCACAAACAAAATTCCCATGCAAATATAGGAGATTAAACCGTTGTAAAGAGACCAAATTTTTTCATCGGCGAGAAGAACGGTCCACATCGCGATGCTTCCGTTTACGATGAAAAATAGGCACCACGCAATCGTGACTTTTTTACAATAACTTTCCACCGAGAAAGCATCTGCCGAAAGTAAAATGCGTTTGTCCGCAAAAGTCGCCAGGCGAAAAATTAAATTCGGTTTTCGAAAAAGCGTTGCCGAAAAAATGCAAAGCATTCCTGCGTTCACAAGAACCGGATAAATTTTCACCAAAATTTCATTGTTAAACGCAAACGCTAAACTGCCACAAAGAAACAAGAAAATGCAAAAGCCAATTTCTTTTGCTTTCAAATGGCCTTGTTTTTTTGTTGAAGAAAAAAGATGAAACGCCGCAAGCAAAAGCAATAAAAGGCTTAGCTTACGCGGCGAAAGCCCCCAAAATCGGAGACCGCAAAATACCAGAACAGGATAAAGAACCGATAACGCGGCAAAAAAAATCTTGCCCGTTAACGATTTCATTTTTTATCGAGAGAACCTTGAGCGGCGTCGAAAATTCCATCGACGACATCTTGTAAAGTCCGCATTTTTTTGAAGACTTCAGGATCCATATTTTTCGGAATATACTGTTTGAATTTAACGATTAAATCGACAGCATCAATGCTATCCAAATTCAAATCTTCGTATAATTTCGCTTCGGGAACCACTTTCTCGGGCTCCATTTCAAAATCGTTAATCAACGCTTCACGAATTTTTCCGTAGAGTTCTTGCTTGTCCATAAATTAGTCCTTTTTATTTTCCCGGATGTATGCGGCAAGGGCATTCACGGAAGCAAAATGTTTACGGGTTTCTGCGTTGACGGTAGAAAATGTCACGCCAAAATTATCCTTGATGGCAATTCCTAATTCCAAAGCGTCAATGCTATCGAGTTCAAGTCCTTTGCCTTCTTTATCTTTTCCAAAGAGAGGCGCATCGTCATCGATATCCGCTGGGGTGATATCTTCTAATTCAAGCGCTTTGATCAGCACATCCTTGATTTGCAAATTCAAATCGGACATAAAATCTCCAACAAAGTGATGTTCAAAATATAGTAAGTGCAACGCAAAAAATGATCCCGTTTCACGAGAAAATGAAGTGCAAAAGGTAAGAAAAAGGCGGCCTAAAAAAGAGACCGCCCATTTTCATTTTATGCGTTACACACAAAGTAACTTTTTCGTCGAAAAATTACTTTTCGTCTTTTCCGCATTTGCAGCACTTGCAGCAAGCGAGGAACTTGTAAGCAACACCGCCGATGACGCCGCCGAGAATCGGAGCGACCCAGAAGAGCCAAAGTTGCTTAATCGCTGTTCCGCCGACAAAAACTGCAACAGCCGTAGAACGAGCCGGGTTCACCGAAGTATTCGTTACCGGAATGCTGATGAGGTGAATGAGAGTTAAGCAAAGACCGATTGCGATCGGAGCAAAACCCGCCGGAGCGCGGCTATCTGTTGCGCCCATAATCACAAACAGGAAAACTGCAGTCAGCACCATTTCGATGAGGAATGCAGAACCCATTCCGAATGTTTTACCGCCAAATGCATTGCGGCCAGCTTCATTCAAAGAATCCGACCAACCGTTCGTTGCGAAGGCGCC comes from Hallerella porci and encodes:
- a CDS encoding phosphopantetheine-binding protein produces the protein MSDLNLQIKDVLIKALELEDITPADIDDDAPLFGKDKEGKGLELDSIDALELGIAIKDNFGVTFSTVNAETRKHFASVNALAAYIRENKKD
- the aqpZ gene encoding aquaporin Z, producing the protein MSLAKRSIAEAIGTFWLVFGGCGAAVLACGVPTTGIGYVGVALAFGLTVLTMAFAIGHISGCHLNPAVTLGLVAGGRFSAKEAPAYIIAQVIGGIIAAAVLYAIACPDLNAGIGAFATNGWSDSLNEAGRNAFGGKTFGMGSAFLIEMVLTAVFLFVIMGATDSRAPAGFAPIAIGLCLTLIHLISIPVTNTSVNPARSTAVAVFVGGTAIKQLWLFWVAPILGGVIGGVAYKFLACCKCCKCGKDEK
- a CDS encoding acyl carrier protein yields the protein MDKQELYGKIREALINDFEMEPEKVVPEAKLYEDLNLDSIDAVDLIVKFKQYIPKNMDPEVFKKMRTLQDVVDGIFDAAQGSLDKK